The proteins below are encoded in one region of Amycolatopsis magusensis:
- a CDS encoding sigma-70 family RNA polymerase sigma factor: MRGTEAGELAARARNGDGQAFRELVEPYRRELHVHCYRILGSVQDAEDLLQETLLAAWRGIGGFEERASARTWLYRIATNRCLNALRAGARRPLTDHRPEVPLPEPSHRRPEPSWLEPYPEMMLDEIADHVPGPEARYETRESVSLAFLAALQELPPKQRAVLVLRDVLGFRAAEVAGMLDTTESAVTSALKRARNTLAHELPSADREGAPLPESPRERRIVNDFVRAFESGDVDAIVALLTDDAWLTMPPLPLEYQGPAAIGHFLRTVALREDPRFLLVPTRANGQPAFGCYQSDPRTPILHAHGVVVLTLAGDRIAAVTRFLDNSLLTVFGLPRSLRESRR, from the coding sequence ATGCGAGGGACCGAGGCCGGGGAGCTGGCGGCACGGGCGCGGAACGGGGACGGGCAGGCGTTCCGCGAGCTCGTCGAGCCCTACCGGCGGGAGCTCCACGTGCACTGCTACCGCATCCTCGGCTCCGTGCAGGACGCGGAGGACCTGCTGCAGGAGACGCTGCTGGCCGCGTGGCGGGGGATCGGCGGCTTCGAGGAACGCGCGTCGGCGCGAACCTGGCTGTACCGGATCGCCACGAACCGCTGCCTCAACGCGCTGCGGGCCGGGGCCCGCCGTCCGCTCACGGACCACCGGCCGGAGGTGCCGTTGCCCGAGCCGTCGCACCGCCGCCCGGAACCGAGCTGGCTGGAGCCGTACCCCGAGATGATGCTCGACGAGATCGCCGATCACGTGCCGGGGCCGGAGGCGCGCTACGAGACGCGGGAGTCGGTCTCGCTGGCCTTCCTCGCCGCGCTCCAGGAGTTGCCGCCGAAGCAGCGGGCCGTCCTGGTGCTGCGGGACGTGCTGGGCTTCCGGGCCGCCGAAGTGGCCGGCATGCTCGACACCACCGAGAGCGCGGTGACCAGCGCGCTGAAACGGGCGAGGAACACGCTGGCCCACGAGTTACCGTCGGCCGACCGCGAAGGCGCTCCGCTGCCGGAGTCACCGCGGGAACGCCGGATCGTGAACGACTTCGTCCGCGCCTTCGAAAGCGGTGACGTCGACGCGATCGTGGCCCTGCTGACCGACGACGCGTGGCTGACCATGCCGCCGCTGCCGCTGGAGTACCAGGGGCCCGCCGCCATCGGGCACTTCCTGCGCACCGTCGCGCTGCGCGAGGACCCCCGCTTCCTGCTGGTCCCGACGAGGGCGAACGGCCAGCCCGCCTTCGGCTGCTACCAGAGCGATCCCCGCACCCCGATCCTGCACGCGCACGGCGTCGTGGTGCTGACGCTGGCGGGCGACCGGATCGCCGCGGTGACCCGCTTCCTCGACAACTCGCTGCTGACCGTGTTCGGCCTGCCGCGCTCGCTGCGGGAGAGCCGTCGATGA
- a CDS encoding DHA2 family efflux MFS transporter permease subunit, which produces MTAKQAWVLALASLASFMMALDSLVVTTALSTIRADLTASVEALEWTVNAYNLAFAVLLLTGAALGDRFGRRRVFTAGLALFSVASAACALSPDIGTLIAARALQGVGAAMVLPLSLTLISAAFPPPQRGRAMGLYLGITGLATFSGPFVGGVIAQGLAWQWIFWLNLPIGLVAIALTARRVAESVGPNHRFDLPGVALVTAGAFGVVWALVRGNAAGWTSVEVLGALLGGVALVIVFVRWEQRTATPMLPMRFFRARAFATANPANFCVFASLYGTLFFLAQYFQTVHGTDALGAGLRLMPWTATLMVCAPIAGALADRYGERRFVVGGLLLQTAGSAWIAVVAGPGTGYGELLPALVVGGIGLTMAMPAAQKAVVAAVRPAEIGQASGVFMMLRILGGVFGVAVAVAVFAAAGGYASPEEFTTGFTAAMGSVAGFAFAGLLIALGMPGRRLATTAVPPRPAGSLSA; this is translated from the coding sequence ATGACCGCCAAGCAGGCGTGGGTGCTGGCGCTGGCTTCGCTGGCCTCGTTCATGATGGCGCTGGACAGCCTGGTGGTGACCACCGCGCTGAGCACGATCCGGGCGGATCTGACGGCTTCGGTCGAAGCGCTCGAATGGACGGTCAACGCCTACAACCTGGCCTTCGCCGTGCTGCTGTTGACCGGCGCGGCCCTCGGTGACCGCTTCGGCCGCCGCCGGGTGTTCACCGCCGGGCTGGCGTTGTTCAGCGTCGCTTCGGCGGCCTGCGCGCTGTCGCCGGACATCGGCACCCTGATCGCCGCCCGGGCGTTGCAGGGCGTCGGCGCGGCGATGGTGCTGCCGCTGTCGCTCACCCTGATCAGCGCCGCGTTCCCGCCCCCGCAGCGCGGCCGGGCGATGGGGCTCTACCTGGGCATCACCGGCCTGGCCACGTTCAGCGGCCCGTTCGTCGGCGGAGTCATCGCACAGGGGCTGGCGTGGCAGTGGATCTTCTGGCTGAACCTGCCGATCGGCCTGGTCGCCATCGCGCTGACCGCGCGGCGCGTGGCCGAGAGCGTCGGGCCGAACCACCGGTTCGACCTGCCGGGGGTGGCACTGGTGACCGCGGGTGCCTTCGGCGTGGTCTGGGCGCTGGTGCGCGGCAACGCGGCGGGCTGGACCAGCGTGGAGGTGCTCGGCGCGCTGCTGGGCGGGGTCGCGCTGGTGATCGTGTTCGTGCGCTGGGAGCAGCGCACGGCGACGCCGATGCTGCCGATGCGGTTCTTCCGGGCGAGGGCGTTCGCCACGGCCAACCCGGCGAACTTCTGCGTGTTCGCTTCGCTGTACGGGACGCTGTTCTTCCTCGCGCAGTACTTCCAGACCGTGCACGGCACCGACGCACTGGGCGCCGGGCTGCGGCTGATGCCGTGGACCGCGACGCTGATGGTGTGCGCGCCGATCGCCGGCGCGCTGGCCGACCGCTATGGCGAGCGGCGGTTCGTGGTGGGCGGGCTGCTGCTCCAGACCGCCGGTTCGGCCTGGATCGCGGTCGTCGCCGGACCCGGCACCGGCTACGGCGAGCTGCTGCCCGCGCTGGTCGTCGGCGGTATCGGGCTGACCATGGCCATGCCGGCGGCGCAGAAGGCGGTGGTCGCGGCGGTGCGCCCGGCCGAGATCGGCCAGGCCTCCGGTGTGTTCATGATGCTGCGGATCCTCGGCGGGGTGTTCGGCGTGGCGGTCGCGGTGGCCGTCTTCGCGGCCGCCGGGGGTTACGCCTCGCCGGAGGAGTTCACCACCGGCTTCACCGCCGCGATGGGCTCGGTCGCGGGCTTCGCCTTCGCCGGCCTGCTGATCGCGCTCGGCATGCCAGGCAGGCGGCTGGCCACCACGGCCGTGCCCCCGCGCCCAGCCGGTTCCCTGTCCGCTTGA
- a CDS encoding isocitrate lyase/PEP mutase family protein gives MTELKDLAGRLRELHTGDLLVLPNVWDAASARTVADVGFAAIATASAAVSATLGYPDGEGAPWQEMFAAAGRIARAVSVPVTVDAEAGYGMRPRELVDRLLETGAVGANLEDTDHRSGGLAEAGAHAEWLAGVRAAAGEAGVPIVLNARIDAFLPGRGVAEEDRLAETVRRGRLYREAGADCLYPIGVRRKADLAALVTELPGPVNGNTGDELDLAAFRELGVARVSYGPRFHFAAMAGLKSAVEELKRA, from the coding sequence ATGACCGAACTGAAGGACCTCGCCGGGCGGCTCCGCGAGCTGCACACCGGGGACCTGCTCGTGCTGCCGAACGTGTGGGACGCGGCGAGCGCCAGGACCGTGGCCGACGTGGGTTTCGCCGCGATCGCCACGGCCAGCGCCGCCGTCTCTGCCACGCTCGGCTACCCGGACGGGGAAGGGGCGCCGTGGCAGGAGATGTTCGCCGCGGCCGGGCGCATCGCCCGCGCGGTGTCCGTGCCGGTCACGGTCGACGCCGAGGCCGGGTACGGCATGCGGCCGCGCGAACTGGTGGACCGCCTGCTGGAGACCGGCGCGGTCGGCGCCAACCTGGAGGACACCGACCACCGGTCGGGCGGCCTGGCCGAGGCGGGTGCGCACGCCGAGTGGCTCGCGGGCGTGCGCGCCGCCGCCGGGGAAGCCGGTGTGCCGATCGTGCTCAACGCCCGCATCGACGCCTTCCTGCCCGGCCGCGGCGTCGCCGAAGAGGACCGGCTGGCGGAGACGGTCCGGCGGGGACGGCTCTACCGGGAAGCCGGGGCCGACTGCCTGTACCCGATCGGCGTGCGCCGGAAAGCCGACCTCGCCGCGCTGGTCACCGAACTGCCGGGGCCGGTCAACGGCAACACCGGCGACGAGCTGGACCTGGCCGCGTTCCGGGAACTGGGCGTGGCCCGGGTTTCCTACGGCCCGCGGTTCCACTTCGCGGCGATGGCGGGCCTGAAATCCGCCGTCGAGGAACTGAAACGCGCCTGA
- a CDS encoding roadblock/LC7 domain-containing protein, which translates to MSAETQRREIRLRDPQVVGELLDRACAEVDDVRHAVMTSRDGLVIAADSGSRTEGDGEATIALHGSALAAAAASIGDHFSGLVSQGRLQSTVFEAERGCVGVFPMSSTLLLIVTSMPSVTPGRFTAAARRVVSTILQPDR; encoded by the coding sequence ATGAGCGCCGAGACGCAGCGCCGGGAGATCCGGCTGCGCGACCCCCAGGTGGTCGGGGAGTTGCTGGACCGCGCGTGCGCCGAGGTCGACGACGTGCGGCACGCGGTGATGACCAGCCGGGACGGCCTGGTGATCGCCGCGGACAGCGGTTCCCGCACCGAAGGCGACGGCGAGGCGACGATCGCCCTGCACGGTTCCGCGCTGGCCGCCGCGGCGGCCAGCATCGGCGACCACTTCAGCGGCCTGGTGTCGCAGGGCCGCCTGCAGTCCACGGTCTTCGAAGCGGAACGGGGCTGCGTCGGCGTGTTCCCGATGAGCAGCACGCTCCTGCTCATCGTCACCAGCATGCCGTCGGTCACCCCCGGCCGCTTCACCGCCGCGGCCCGCCGGGTGGTCTCGACCATCCTGCAGCCGGACCGCTGA
- a CDS encoding succinic semialdehyde dehydrogenase translates to MTVTPLALTRPASATDALLRRLVARVPGSSGATWQLTEVYTGDTLVELPQSTPADIEQAFTVARAAQREWAATPLKERLAVFKRAHTIFVDHARTVADLIQVESGKNRQMAIEETCDPVMVMSHYLKRATRLLAPTKRGGPVPFLTSSTEIRQPKGVVGIIAPWNFPFATGISDAVPALMAGNAVVLKPDNKTALSPLYGIQLLEEAGLPSGLFQVVCGEGPDVGPTLIDQADYVMFTGSTATGRVIGERAGRNLIGCCLELGGKNPMIVLEDANLAETVQGAIFGAFGNTGQICMHIERIYLPASRYDEFKTAFVARAEALDVRAAYDFGPEMGSLVSVDHLRRVQSHVDDAVAKGATVLCGGKARPDLGPAFFEPTILEGVTKDMVCGVTETFGPVVALHKYDTVDEAVALANDTDYGLNASIWGSDLGAARAVAARLESGNVNINDILATAYAAKGTPSGGVKTSGVGARHGDQGLLKYTDVQNLAVLKKQVMGPRPGQDHEKYVRSMLSGLKMMRKFRIR, encoded by the coding sequence ATGACCGTCACCCCGCTCGCGCTCACCCGTCCGGCGTCGGCCACCGACGCGCTCCTGCGGCGGCTCGTCGCCAGGGTGCCCGGCTCGTCCGGCGCGACCTGGCAGCTCACCGAGGTCTACACGGGAGACACCCTCGTCGAGCTGCCGCAGTCGACGCCCGCCGACATCGAGCAGGCGTTCACCGTCGCCCGCGCGGCGCAGCGCGAGTGGGCGGCCACCCCGCTGAAGGAGCGCCTGGCGGTGTTCAAGCGGGCGCACACGATCTTCGTCGACCACGCGCGGACCGTCGCCGACCTCATCCAGGTCGAGAGCGGCAAGAACCGGCAGATGGCGATCGAGGAGACCTGCGACCCGGTGATGGTGATGAGCCACTACCTCAAGCGGGCCACCAGGTTGCTGGCGCCGACCAAGCGCGGCGGGCCGGTGCCGTTCCTGACGAGCTCGACCGAGATCCGTCAGCCCAAGGGTGTCGTGGGCATCATCGCGCCGTGGAACTTCCCGTTCGCCACCGGCATTTCCGACGCCGTCCCGGCGCTGATGGCCGGGAACGCGGTGGTGCTCAAGCCCGACAACAAGACCGCGCTCTCGCCGCTCTACGGCATCCAGCTGCTGGAGGAAGCCGGGTTGCCGTCGGGTTTGTTCCAGGTGGTGTGCGGTGAAGGCCCCGACGTCGGCCCGACGCTCATCGACCAGGCCGACTACGTGATGTTCACCGGCTCCACGGCCACCGGCCGGGTGATCGGCGAGCGGGCCGGTCGCAACCTCATCGGCTGCTGCCTCGAACTCGGCGGCAAGAACCCGATGATCGTGCTCGAGGACGCCAACCTGGCGGAAACCGTGCAGGGCGCCATCTTCGGCGCCTTCGGCAACACCGGGCAGATCTGCATGCACATCGAACGGATCTACCTGCCGGCCTCGCGCTACGACGAGTTCAAGACCGCGTTCGTGGCCAGGGCCGAAGCGCTCGACGTCCGCGCCGCCTACGACTTCGGGCCGGAGATGGGTTCGCTCGTCTCCGTCGACCACCTGCGCCGCGTCCAGTCCCATGTGGACGATGCCGTGGCCAAGGGCGCCACCGTGCTCTGCGGCGGCAAGGCGCGACCGGACCTCGGCCCGGCGTTCTTCGAACCGACGATCCTCGAAGGCGTCACGAAGGACATGGTCTGCGGCGTCACCGAAACCTTCGGACCCGTGGTGGCGCTGCACAAGTACGACACCGTCGACGAAGCCGTCGCGCTGGCCAACGACACCGACTACGGCCTCAACGCGTCGATCTGGGGCAGCGATCTCGGCGCGGCGCGCGCCGTCGCCGCCCGCCTGGAATCCGGCAACGTCAACATCAACGACATCCTCGCCACCGCCTACGCCGCCAAGGGCACCCCGTCCGGCGGGGTGAAGACCTCCGGTGTCGGTGCCAGGCACGGGGATCAGGGTCTGCTCAAGTACACCGACGTGCAGAACCTGGCAGTGTTGAAGAAGCAGGTCATGGGGCCACGACCCGGGCAGGACCACGAGAAATACGTCAGGAGCATGCTGTCGGGACTGAAGATGATGCGGAAGTTCCGCATCCGGTGA
- a CDS encoding GMC family oxidoreductase translates to MVKRAPRGDEADYIVVGSGSSGAAIAGRLAESGASVIVLEAGRTDQRLMVRKPGLVGPMHAVPQLKKPFDWGLYSVPQKHALDRRMPVPRGKVVGGSSSINGMVYVRGNRANFDDWAAEGNTGWDADSVNEAYKRMEDFEDGENTFRGAGGPIRITRNKIPQEGSLQFVQATADTIGCKILDDYNAESQEGVSRMQQNAADGLRYSASRGYIHDLAPRTLQLQSGVLARKVLIENGRATGVEVLDADGTRRTLRAGKEVILSAGFVGSAQLLMLSGIGHAEHLRGHGIDVVADLPVGDNLHDHMFHALTFHVSSSRNTGTPPYFARGLARELLRPGTTFLANSVFEAVAFLRTSQAGAVPDLQLHLLPWAYVSPNQDAPIRHDVDKRTALTVLVTLIYPKSRGTLRLASGDPSAPPLIDPQYLADPADLEVLGEGSEMAREIFASGAFQGAVKEEIHPGKDLRGQELRDAILNRATSVYHGVGTCRMGVDELAVVSPDLKVRGVDGLRVCDASIMPSITGGNTNAPSIMIGEMGARLVLGDRAH, encoded by the coding sequence ATGGTGAAGAGGGCACCGCGGGGCGACGAGGCGGACTACATCGTCGTCGGGTCGGGGAGCTCGGGGGCGGCGATCGCGGGCAGGCTGGCGGAGTCGGGGGCCAGCGTGATCGTGCTCGAGGCGGGTAGGACCGATCAGCGGCTGATGGTCCGGAAGCCGGGGCTGGTCGGGCCGATGCACGCGGTTCCCCAGCTCAAGAAGCCCTTCGACTGGGGTCTGTACTCGGTACCGCAGAAACACGCCCTCGATCGCCGGATGCCGGTGCCGCGCGGCAAGGTGGTCGGCGGCTCCAGCTCCATCAACGGCATGGTCTACGTCCGCGGCAACCGCGCCAACTTCGACGACTGGGCCGCCGAGGGCAACACCGGCTGGGACGCCGACAGCGTCAACGAGGCGTACAAGCGCATGGAGGACTTCGAGGACGGCGAGAACACGTTCCGGGGCGCGGGCGGCCCGATCCGGATCACCCGCAACAAGATCCCCCAGGAGGGGTCGCTGCAGTTCGTCCAGGCCACCGCCGACACCATCGGCTGCAAGATCCTCGACGACTACAACGCCGAATCGCAAGAAGGCGTCAGCCGGATGCAGCAGAACGCCGCCGACGGCCTGCGCTACAGCGCCTCACGCGGCTACATCCACGACCTCGCACCCCGGACGCTGCAACTGCAGTCCGGCGTGCTGGCGCGGAAGGTGCTCATCGAGAACGGCCGCGCGACCGGCGTCGAGGTCCTCGACGCCGACGGCACCCGGCGCACGCTGCGCGCCGGTAAGGAGGTCATCCTCTCCGCCGGGTTCGTCGGCTCCGCGCAGTTGCTCATGCTCTCCGGCATCGGCCACGCCGAACACCTGCGGGGCCACGGCATCGACGTGGTCGCGGACCTGCCCGTCGGCGACAACCTGCACGACCACATGTTCCACGCGCTGACCTTCCACGTCTCCTCCAGCCGGAACACCGGCACACCACCGTACTTCGCCCGCGGCCTGGCCAGGGAACTGCTGCGCCCCGGCACCACGTTCCTGGCGAACTCGGTGTTCGAAGCGGTCGCGTTCCTCCGGACCTCCCAGGCCGGCGCGGTCCCCGACCTCCAGCTGCACCTCCTGCCGTGGGCGTATGTCTCCCCCAACCAGGACGCGCCGATCCGGCACGACGTCGACAAGCGGACCGCGCTCACCGTGCTGGTGACGCTGATCTACCCGAAGAGCCGCGGCACCCTGCGGCTCGCCTCGGGCGATCCCTCGGCGCCCCCGCTCATCGACCCCCAGTACCTCGCCGACCCGGCCGATCTCGAAGTGCTCGGCGAGGGCTCGGAGATGGCCCGCGAGATCTTCGCCTCGGGCGCGTTCCAAGGCGCGGTCAAGGAGGAAATCCACCCCGGCAAGGACCTGCGGGGCCAGGAGTTGCGCGACGCGATCCTGAACCGCGCGACTTCGGTGTACCACGGCGTCGGCACCTGCCGGATGGGCGTCGACGAGCTCGCCGTCGTCAGCCCCGATCTCAAGGTCCGCGGGGTCGACGGGCTGCGGGTCTGCGACGCCTCGATCATGCCGTCGATCACCGGCGGCAACACGAACGCGCCCAGCATCATGATCGGCGAGATGGGCGCACGGCTCGTCCTCGGCGACCGAGCCCACTGA
- a CDS encoding trypco2 family protein translates to MAGLELAATVAALRRELLDAAVAAEDESVLFPVGEITVEFQVTVTREAEANAGVKFWVLEAGAAGSVARERVHTVTVTLAPPVDRTGEPVKVFGGSHVKTE, encoded by the coding sequence ATGGCTGGGCTCGAACTCGCTGCCACGGTGGCGGCCCTGCGGCGAGAACTGCTGGATGCCGCGGTGGCGGCCGAGGACGAGTCGGTCCTTTTCCCCGTGGGTGAGATCACCGTCGAATTCCAGGTGACGGTGACCCGCGAGGCGGAGGCGAACGCCGGGGTCAAGTTCTGGGTTCTCGAGGCCGGTGCGGCCGGATCTGTGGCGCGGGAACGGGTGCACACCGTCACGGTGACACTCGCGCCCCCGGTCGACCGGACCGGCGAACCGGTCAAGGTCTTCGGTGGCTCCCACGTCAAGACCGAGTGA
- a CDS encoding tetratricopeptide repeat protein, producing MGGPVAAEQIVEVLAEQAGGRQVEYRKGSGLLVSGALVLTAAHNVSGRDARLTVRSAGIEYSAAVVAAGGESADTDIAVLEIDDPAFRRVAPPIEFFAIDRLYLRKIVNCKAVGFPLFGEKRIDGTDRIRRDSVQVYGSVNSGSGLKSRLLTLLVDDHQPEAGEDRSSSWRGMSGAAVIVEDPTWGEGVIGLVVEHPLRYGPTALTVVPITNLERALGRAAVRVWSLLGVTDASRFPRVPSEARLPVQRRSVDVDLEPPLADFTGHGADLHQLVDAVLGGLALGGRPVVVVSGMAGVGKTTLATQVAHQLADRFHHARLVVRLNGQEADEATVSRQQQRLLRALGVSDDQVREVAGRPDDQQDLYLSKLDAGPSLVIVDDPAGEDDVARFMPRRPGSVVVVTSRTVLPDIDGAVQVRLKPFSDGESLIFLAGILGRERVSAEPEAARRILASAGGLPLAIRLIGAFAASAAGEGMPLEEIASMMAEEGTRLDRLSRKGRSVRATIFVSYRHLTPPTAVFFRRICLLGVPDFSRVLAASATGSSTVETIAALSELTDAHLVEHVRGDRYRVHDLVRLFGDEVARAEEAPETVLLVRERWRRFYLEAAECWDDELTAEGERPSPAALAWFDVEEANVVATLVAASAAQDWEVVYGLAVRLRPPLAYRGRFREYAEIASAGIEAAERGRFADRALGMLVHLAEARRYSDRTDGVDELYERAEALATAAGDVDKQTWIGVHRGIFAMEQGQLGVTMGHYDRVDESYRERSDDGARVWLSGHYIDAHLTLGQPAPAVERGELALDLSLRLDDPDSVAWAHKHLARALQAAGRYPEAIDHMTRSMERAEQTGDVGARVDCLRRLGWIARDAGDLEAAEDYLEQALQGAEAADIQFLIEELGVDLRDLRAHPPRR from the coding sequence ATGGGTGGGCCGGTGGCCGCCGAGCAGATCGTCGAGGTGCTGGCCGAACAGGCCGGAGGTCGGCAGGTCGAGTATCGGAAAGGGTCCGGGCTGCTGGTTTCGGGCGCTCTCGTGCTCACCGCGGCCCACAATGTCAGCGGACGGGACGCGCGCTTGACGGTACGCAGCGCGGGAATCGAATATTCCGCCGCGGTGGTGGCGGCGGGCGGCGAGTCCGCCGATACCGACATCGCTGTGCTGGAGATCGACGACCCGGCGTTCCGGCGGGTCGCTCCGCCGATCGAGTTCTTCGCCATCGACCGGCTCTACCTGCGCAAGATCGTCAATTGCAAAGCCGTGGGGTTCCCGCTGTTCGGTGAGAAGAGGATCGACGGGACCGACCGGATCCGGCGGGACAGCGTTCAGGTGTACGGCTCCGTCAACTCCGGCTCCGGGCTGAAGAGCCGGCTGCTCACCCTGCTCGTCGACGACCACCAGCCGGAGGCGGGCGAGGACCGCTCGTCGTCCTGGCGGGGTATGTCCGGTGCCGCGGTGATCGTCGAGGATCCGACCTGGGGCGAGGGCGTCATCGGGCTCGTCGTGGAACACCCGCTCCGGTACGGGCCGACCGCGCTGACCGTGGTGCCCATCACCAACCTCGAGCGCGCCCTCGGCCGGGCGGCCGTCCGGGTGTGGTCCTTGCTGGGGGTGACCGATGCCTCCCGCTTCCCGCGGGTCCCGTCCGAGGCTCGCCTGCCGGTGCAACGGCGGAGCGTCGACGTCGACCTCGAACCACCGTTGGCCGACTTCACCGGGCACGGCGCCGACCTGCACCAGCTCGTCGACGCCGTGCTCGGCGGCCTCGCGCTGGGCGGCAGGCCGGTCGTCGTGGTGAGCGGGATGGCCGGGGTCGGGAAGACCACGCTGGCCACCCAGGTCGCGCACCAGCTGGCCGACCGGTTCCACCACGCCCGCCTGGTGGTCCGGCTCAACGGCCAGGAGGCGGACGAGGCCACGGTGAGCCGGCAGCAGCAACGTCTCCTTCGCGCCCTCGGGGTGAGCGACGACCAGGTCCGCGAGGTCGCCGGGCGCCCCGACGACCAGCAGGACCTTTACCTGAGCAAGCTCGACGCGGGTCCCAGCCTGGTGATCGTGGACGATCCCGCCGGCGAGGACGATGTCGCCAGGTTCATGCCCCGGCGCCCGGGTAGCGTCGTGGTCGTCACGAGCCGGACCGTGCTGCCCGACATCGACGGGGCTGTCCAGGTCCGGCTCAAGCCGTTCAGCGACGGCGAGTCCCTGATCTTCCTGGCCGGAATCCTGGGTCGGGAGCGGGTCAGCGCCGAGCCGGAGGCCGCCCGGCGGATCCTCGCCTCCGCCGGTGGCCTGCCCCTGGCGATCCGCCTGATCGGCGCCTTCGCCGCGAGTGCCGCGGGTGAGGGGATGCCGCTCGAGGAAATCGCCAGCATGATGGCCGAAGAAGGGACGAGACTCGACAGGCTGAGCCGGAAGGGACGAAGTGTGCGGGCCACCATCTTCGTGTCCTACCGCCATCTCACTCCGCCCACCGCCGTCTTCTTCCGGCGGATCTGCCTTCTCGGAGTCCCGGACTTCTCCCGCGTGCTCGCTGCCTCGGCTACGGGTTCGTCGACCGTGGAAACGATCGCGGCCCTGTCCGAGCTGACCGACGCCCACCTCGTGGAACACGTGCGCGGCGACCGCTATCGCGTCCACGACCTGGTCCGGCTCTTCGGTGACGAGGTGGCCCGAGCGGAAGAAGCCCCGGAAACCGTGCTCCTCGTGCGGGAGCGGTGGCGGCGGTTCTACCTCGAAGCCGCCGAGTGCTGGGACGACGAACTGACCGCGGAGGGGGAGCGGCCGTCACCGGCCGCCTTGGCCTGGTTCGACGTCGAGGAGGCCAACGTCGTCGCCACGCTCGTCGCGGCTTCGGCGGCCCAGGACTGGGAGGTCGTCTACGGTCTCGCAGTACGCCTGCGCCCGCCGCTGGCGTATCGAGGCAGGTTTCGCGAGTACGCCGAGATCGCTTCGGCCGGGATCGAGGCCGCGGAACGAGGCCGGTTCGCCGACCGCGCGCTCGGGATGCTGGTGCACCTCGCCGAGGCACGCCGCTACAGCGACCGCACGGACGGGGTCGACGAGCTGTACGAGCGCGCCGAGGCACTGGCGACCGCCGCCGGGGACGTGGACAAGCAGACCTGGATCGGCGTGCACCGGGGCATCTTCGCCATGGAGCAGGGGCAGCTCGGGGTGACCATGGGCCACTACGACCGGGTGGACGAGAGCTACCGGGAGCGGTCGGACGACGGGGCGCGGGTGTGGCTGTCCGGGCACTACATCGATGCACACCTCACCCTCGGGCAGCCCGCCCCAGCCGTCGAACGCGGGGAACTCGCGCTGGACCTCAGCCTGCGCCTGGATGATCCCGACTCGGTGGCGTGGGCACACAAGCACCTCGCGCGGGCACTGCAGGCCGCCGGGCGGTACCCGGAGGCGATCGACCACATGACCAGGTCGATGGAGCGCGCGGAGCAGACCGGGGACGTCGG